Proteins from a genomic interval of Treponema succinifaciens DSM 2489:
- the murJ gene encoding murein biosynthesis integral membrane protein MurJ has translation MSTSQKNKEKNAQNSLLAKGISLSMLTLVSRVLGLAREMTKARFLGTSAFSDAFGIAFMIPNLFRRLFAENSISVAFIPTFKNHLEECGTSEGKQKTQDFISATFTLVVFLTSIFVIAGIIFAPLILRIFYADKNSMEEAVVLTRIMFPYLFVISVAAFFQGILNGLKIFSPSGFTPILFNIIVISSTFILSRFTANPARAMAIGVISGGTIQALFQLPFVLKNNWKITFVNLKKAFSNEGSKKVFALIGPTIIGMAGYQINDIVSSALAARAGEGIVSSLQYSLRLQELILGICAVTIGTVILPDLTGFAKKNLWENFNSLLIQSIKIMALIAIPVTFYSLAMGENIITLIFAGGKFNSESTKMTVEVFNFHIAGLFFIAVNRIVSPAFYAQQNTKSPTIAGLINFAVNIALASILSIKFKGKGIALALTIASAANTLMLFIFLRKTKSIHVGNILKLAVLYAIKIAAFSVIAVVPVVLTKNYFIKFFSRNPRIISQGIPIFITAAIFGAIGLALLFISKDSLLKTAFEKISKQK, from the coding sequence ATGTCTACTTCTCAAAAAAATAAAGAAAAAAATGCGCAAAATTCACTTTTAGCAAAAGGAATTTCACTTTCAATGCTTACATTGGTTTCAAGAGTGCTTGGACTCGCAAGGGAAATGACAAAAGCACGCTTTTTAGGAACTTCAGCTTTTTCAGACGCATTTGGAATTGCCTTTATGATTCCGAATCTTTTCCGCAGGCTTTTTGCTGAAAATTCAATTTCCGTGGCGTTTATTCCGACTTTTAAAAATCATCTTGAAGAATGCGGAACTTCAGAAGGAAAACAAAAAACGCAGGATTTTATAAGCGCAACTTTTACGCTGGTTGTTTTCCTGACATCAATTTTTGTAATCGCCGGAATTATTTTTGCGCCGCTCATTCTGCGGATTTTTTATGCTGATAAAAATTCAATGGAAGAAGCAGTTGTCTTGACAAGGATAATGTTTCCGTATCTTTTTGTAATTTCCGTGGCGGCTTTTTTTCAGGGAATTTTAAACGGACTTAAAATATTTTCGCCGTCAGGATTCACTCCGATTCTTTTCAATATAATTGTAATTTCATCAACATTCATTCTTTCGCGCTTTACGGCAAATCCTGCAAGAGCAATGGCAATCGGCGTAATTTCCGGTGGAACAATTCAGGCTCTTTTTCAGCTTCCGTTCGTTTTAAAAAACAACTGGAAAATAACTTTTGTAAATTTAAAAAAAGCATTTTCAAATGAAGGAAGCAAAAAAGTTTTTGCACTGATTGGTCCGACGATAATCGGAATGGCGGGCTACCAGATAAACGACATTGTGTCTTCGGCACTGGCGGCGCGCGCAGGAGAAGGAATCGTTTCAAGCCTTCAATATTCGCTCAGGCTTCAGGAATTGATTTTGGGAATTTGCGCTGTAACAATCGGAACTGTAATTCTTCCGGATTTGACTGGTTTTGCAAAAAAAAATCTGTGGGAAAATTTCAATTCGCTTTTGATCCAGTCAATAAAAATCATGGCGCTGATTGCAATTCCGGTAACATTTTATTCACTTGCGATGGGCGAAAATATTATCACGCTGATTTTTGCAGGCGGAAAATTCAATTCTGAATCAACCAAGATGACTGTTGAAGTTTTTAACTTTCACATCGCGGGACTTTTTTTTATTGCCGTAAACAGAATTGTTTCCCCGGCATTTTACGCTCAGCAAAACACAAAAAGCCCCACAATCGCAGGGCTTATAAATTTCGCCGTGAACATTGCGCTGGCTTCAATTCTTTCAATTAAATTTAAAGGAAAAGGAATTGCGCTGGCTCTCACAATTGCAAGCGCGGCAAATACATTGATGCTTTTTATATTTTTAAGAAAAACAAAATCAATTCACGTTGGAAACATTTTAAAACTTGCAGTTTTGTATGCAATAAAAATCGCAGCATTTTCTGTAATTGCAGTTGTTCCTGTCGTTTTGACAAAAAATTATTTCATTAAATTTTTCAGCAGAAATCCAAGAATCATTTCACAAGGAATTCCTATTTTTATAACTGCGGCAATTTTCGGAGCAATAGGACTTGCGCTCCTTTTTATTTCAAAAGATTCACTTTTAAAAACAGCATTTGAAAAAATTTCAAAGCAAAAATAA
- a CDS encoding M24 family metallopeptidase has product MNFNLKQIYEDRRKKVSEYLKQNNIKAAIFEDSEQRRDVAVRYLCGHPSDASLIILDSGKSFLIPWDENLAKDKAFADEIIPSEKFKRSYINASKEILTSSISEKKSKVCISPETPYIQFKKYSEKLENFKICAEENSAHDFVKSLRAIKDNYEISCTKKAAAITDEMTKIIVENLRQGKIKTETDVALFAERELRIKGAERTSFDTLAAGPERSFAIHAFPGYTQGNWGTQGLSILDYGVCYEGYASDCTITIAKSPLSKEQEKLLKAVQEAADECKKLYIPNEKISRAVKKADEIFAKINRVMPHGLGHGTGLEIHEEPFVSMRANENDVFKAGNIITLEPGLYDKTLGGTRLENDILITETGNEVLTHSEIFRI; this is encoded by the coding sequence ATGAATTTTAATTTAAAACAAATTTATGAAGACAGGCGGAAAAAAGTCAGCGAGTATTTAAAGCAAAACAATATCAAGGCGGCAATTTTTGAAGATTCTGAACAACGAAGAGATGTTGCCGTGCGTTATCTTTGCGGACATCCAAGCGACGCATCTTTAATTATTTTGGACAGCGGAAAATCTTTTTTAATTCCGTGGGATGAAAATTTAGCAAAAGACAAAGCATTTGCAGATGAAATAATCCCTTCTGAAAAATTTAAAAGAAGCTATATAAATGCCTCAAAAGAAATTTTAACTTCATCCATTTCTGAAAAAAAATCAAAAGTCTGCATTTCTCCAGAAACACCATACATTCAGTTTAAAAAATATTCAGAAAAACTTGAAAACTTTAAAATCTGCGCTGAAGAAAATTCTGCGCATGACTTTGTAAAATCACTTCGCGCCATAAAAGACAACTATGAAATTTCCTGCACAAAAAAAGCCGCCGCAATTACAGATGAAATGACAAAAATCATCGTGGAAAATTTGCGCCAAGGAAAAATAAAAACTGAAACCGATGTTGCGCTTTTTGCAGAACGAGAACTAAGAATAAAAGGCGCAGAACGCACAAGTTTTGACACGCTCGCCGCAGGACCAGAGCGAAGCTTTGCAATCCACGCTTTTCCGGGATACACGCAAGGAAACTGGGGAACTCAGGGATTGTCAATTTTGGACTATGGAGTTTGCTATGAGGGCTACGCAAGCGACTGCACAATCACAATTGCAAAAAGTCCGCTTTCAAAGGAACAAGAAAAGCTTTTAAAAGCCGTGCAAGAAGCCGCGGATGAATGTAAAAAACTTTATATACCGAACGAAAAAATTTCACGCGCAGTAAAAAAGGCTGATGAAATTTTCGCAAAAATAAACAGAGTTATGCCTCACGGACTTGGACACGGAACAGGCCTTGAAATTCACGAAGAGCCGTTTGTAAGCATGAGAGCAAATGAAAATGATGTTTTTAAGGCTGGAAATATCATAACACTTGAACCTGGTCTTTACGACAAAACGCTTGGCGGAACTCGTCTTGAAAATGACATTCTAATAACAGAAACTGGCAATGAAGTTTTAACGCACTCAGAAATTTTTAGAATTTAA